A part of Carassius carassius chromosome 4, fCarCar2.1, whole genome shotgun sequence genomic DNA contains:
- the LOC132138538 gene encoding snRNA-activating protein complex subunit 4-like, protein MESNELLEKRDKIQREILALESTLGADSSITDLLSSDSSSDDGESDDSGPEVEGGERDDLEAERLRIQREIEELENTLGASVLEESEHDNDSVNSGDDDDDELDLPQNVETCLQMNLVYQEVLKEKLAVLEQVLSENHQQQKEIEAQISASSTSSCSLPGIPPQKQFLGYFMKPYFKDKLTGLGPPANQETKAKLSHGTRPIEELKIKRWDGWQKTLLTNAVAKDTMKRMLQPKLSKLDYLSAKMSGADDERKKELKKQMDLIEKEIVEISALKDDQLLGNRHDDHDWEKISNIDFEGLRQAEDLKRFWQNYLHPSIDKSVWKQDEIDKLKGIVEKYNCCHWDKIAEALGTNRTAFMCFQTYQRYISKTFRRREWTKEEDDILRKLVEKMRFGNYIPYIQMSYFMEGRDGSQLAYRWTSVLNPSIKKGPWSKEEDQLLRNAVAKYGIKEWGKVRLEVPGRIDSACRDRYLDCLQEHVKKGPWSEDEVELLKEKVKKYGVGKWSKIASEIPTRIDCQCLSKWKLLTQASKSKEHQSKGIKRKRTTVPQKSKRQKVLKRKIKQEIITSSEDENQIINDMDSDVESDVPKDLEIPQKQEIPQKDYVQPDMKEWIPVNANTAVHSLGTVRTVWVCPPTIEDELDDSSTKSVFDRIRSEKSKCPKVMLSFVRNTVLNHFGNLERTYVGLKPTVLQSKTDDENAMLKVSLSDIKLFLQSKGASVIKKEKTTSPMNIKKKRPARNMASLTNDLLKAITPWIGNVILPAPANENTFSQGDIVGMKAADITLPKTSVLSFFLKAFQIDIKGCRNVFEIQRKIDIKKPIAQSKPRTVSAIIKEAKQKAEYKKPAEPPQHPPPLQPVVFNPPQQPVRQMTTPALIHPRTLVITQPYKQRTVLPQSPPQAASQIPLPLIQQTAPAQPVMASTPKSPSVEDSTKHIHKPTEKVQALKKESLKRNQSKQNVVFQTITLQTQPVNWILAPTNLVQVTGPLSANIPSNQTLTVPNISPLNNRIRPCISTSLYPSSSAFVVAASSVNPALICSPVSNASRDTLKSSSSVNISPKGIQMPLSPTSTLVQSKSVLHSVQMLSPTPKEDQKSSHIEAMKNSSDSSSDESIVKQYQTSTSTGSRVSSAVFSILPVPLTVAPPASAPVASKPTNNVAVAKSPGVNENGYVPVRTIQLPTFIQQKCSPHTILSPLSTSRRPLQPIAPSPQFIAQYPHIVAPLAQIMAPSPQIGAPPAHIVAPSPRIVASSPRIVAPSTQFVDPLPWIVAPSPQIVAPLEVPQIITSSEPLLPLPDIPSDVSFNPHLIFPEQSSEVDDWMNGKGGIPLPHLELSLPYLPPSAASIKTLTSLLKDKQSLLAAAVNILPDEYQNHREEEDQVAAIRKMIAERFASNPAYQLLKVRFLSCFTLPAILATINPSEKCQLPTDNNSDDAEVLYL, encoded by the exons ATGGAATCGAATGAGTTACTTGAGAAAAGGGATAAAATCCAGAGGGAGATTTTGGCTCTTGAGAGTACTCTGGGTGCAGACAGCAGCATCACAGACCTTCTGTCATCTGACAGCAGCAGTGATG ATGGTGAATCTGATGACAGTGGACCTGAAGTTGAAGGAGGG GAGCGTGATGACTTGGAGGCAGAGCGCCTGCGGATACAGAGGGAGATTGAAGAGTTAGAGAATACACTTGGTGCTAGTGTATTGGAAG aGAGTGAACATGACAATGATTCTGTGA AcagtggtgatgatgatgatgatgagttggATCTTCCTCAAAATGTGGAGACTTGCCTGCAAATGAATTTGGTCTATCAGGAGGTGTTGAAAGAGAAGCTAGCTGTCCTGGAACAAGTCCTCAGTGAGAATCATCAGCAGCAG AAAGAGATTGAGGCCCAGATCTCTGCCTCAAGCACTTCTAGCTGCTCCTTACCAGGAATTCCCCCTCAGAAACAATTTCTTGGATACTTCATGAAGCCTTACTTCAAAGACAAACTCACCGGTCTG GGTCCTCCAGCAAATCAAGAAACCAAAGCAAAGCTGAGTCATGGTACCAGACCCATTGAGGAGCTGAAAATAAAAAGAT GGGATGGTTGGCAGAAAACATTGCTGACCAATGCAGTCGCCAAAGACACTATGAAACGGATGCTACAGCCCAAATTATCCAA GCTGGACTATCTGAGTGCCAAGATGTCTGGAGCTGAtgatgagagaaaaaaagaactgAAAAAACAAATGGATTTAATTGAGAAAGAAATTGTAGAAATAAG TGCCCTGAAAGACGATCAGCTATTGGGTAATCGCCATGACGATCATGACTGGGAGAAAATATCAAATATTGAC TTTGAAGGTTTGCGACAGGCTGAGGATTTGAAAAGGTTCTGGCAGAACTATTTACACCCCTCCATTGACAAGTCAGTGTGGAAACAGGACGAGATTGATAAACTGAAAGGAATTGTAGAAAAGTACAATTGCTGCCATTGGGACAAAATCGCAGAGGCTCTTGGG acAAACAGAACGGCTTTCATGTGCTTCCAGACTTACCAGCGCTACATTTCAAAGACCTtcagaaggagagagtggacaaaAGAGGAAGATGACATTCTCAGAAAACTGGTTGAAAAAATGAGATTTGGCAACTACATTCCCTACATACAGA TGTCATACTTCATGGAGGGCCGTGATGGATCACAGCTGGCATATCGCTGGACGTCCGTTTTGAATCCTTCTATAAAGAAAGGCCCCTGGTCCAAAGAGGAGGACCAA TTGTTGCGGAATGCTGTCGCAAAATATGGCATCAAAGAATGGGGGAAAGTCAGACTGGAAGTGCCAGGCAGGATTGACAGTGCTTGTCGTGACCG GTATTTGGATTGTCTTCAGGAACATGTGAAAAAGGGGCCTTGGAGCGAAGACGAGGTGGAGCTACTAAAAGAAAAAGTTAAGAAATATGGTGTTG GCAAGTGGAGTAAGATTGCCTCAGAGATCCCAACCCGGATTGACTGTCAGTGCCTAAGCAAGTGGAAATTACTAACACAAGCT AGTAAGAGTAAAGAGCATCAGAGTAAAGGCATAAAAAGAAAAAGGACAACAGTGCCACaaaaaagtaaaagacaaaaagtattgaaaagaaaaattaaacaagAGATTATCACCAGCTCCGAGGACGAAAAccagataataaatgatatggaCAGTGATGTTGAATCAGATGTTCCCAAAGATCTGGAAATACCTCAAAAACAGGAAATACCACAAAAGGACTACGTACAGCCAGATATGAAGGAATGGATACCTGTAAATGCAAACACAGCAGTTCATTCTCTAGGAACTGTCAGGACTGTGTGGGTCTGTCCTCCTACCATCGAGGATGAGCTAGATGATTCCTCTACAAAATCTGTCTTCGACCGCATTCGATCAGAGAAGAGCAAATGTCCAAAAGTCATGCTCAGTTTCGTGCGCAATACTGTCCTGAACCACTTTGGAAACCTGGAAAGAACTTATGTAGGTTTAAAACCTACTGTCTTGCAGAGTAAG ACTGACGATGAGAATGCCATGCTCAAGGTGTCCCTGAGTGACATTAAACTCTTCCTACAGTCGAAGGGAGCCTCTGTTATTAAGAAG GAGAAAACAACAAGTCCAatgaatataaagaaaaaaaggccAGCTCGGAACATGGCTAGTCTTACTAATGACCTCCTTAAAGCCATCACCCCATGGATTGGTAATGTGATCCTGCCTGCTCCAGcgaatgaaaatacattttcccAAG GTGATATTGTTGGAATGAAAGCAGCAGACATCACTCTTCCAAAAACATCAGTGTTGTCGTTTTTCCTCAAA GCTTTTCAAATAGATATCAAGGGTTGCCGGAATGTCTTTGAAATTCAGCGAAAGATCGACATTAAG AAGCCAATCGCTCAATCAAAACCGAGAACAG TGTCAGCAATTATTAAAGAGGCAAAACAGAAAGCAGAGTACAAGAAACCTGCAGAACCTCCTCAACATCCACCTCCCCTGCAGCCGGTGGTTTTTAACCCTCCCCAGCAGCCAGTCAGGCAGATGACAACCCCTGCTTTGATTCATCCCAGAACTCTTGTCATTACACAGCCATACAAGCAGAGGACAGTACTACCACAGTCACCACCACAAGCTGCATCACAGATTCCTCTACCACTAATACAGCAGACAGCACCTGCCCAACCTGTTATGGCCTCAACCCCCAAATCACCAAGTGTAGAGGACTCTACAAAACACATCCACAAACCTACTGAGAAAGTCCAAGCCCTGAAGAAAGAGTCGCTGAAACGAAACCAAAGCAAACAGAATGTTGTTTTTCAGACCATTACATTGCAGACGCAGCCAGTAAACTGGATTCTTGCCCCCACCAATTTGGTACAAGTAACCGGTCCGCTTTCTGCTAATATCCCAAGCAACCAGACACTAACTGTGCCAAACATTTCCCCCCTGAATAACCGTATTCGTCCATGCATCTCAACCAGTCTATACCCATCATCATCTGCCTTTGTTGTTGCTGCTTCCTCTGTCAATCCTGCCCTTATATGTTCTCCAGTCTCTAATGCCTCCAGAGATACCCTGAAGTCTTCCTCCTCTGTGAACATTAGCCCCAAAGGCATCCAGATGCCTCTTTCACCTACTTCGACCTTAGTACAGAGCAAAAGTGTGCTACATAGTGTTCAAATGTTATCTCCAACACCTAAAGAGGACCAGAAAAGTTCACACATTGAAGCTATGAAGAACTCCTCAGACTCCTCTTCTGATGAATCCATTGTAAAGCAATATCAGACCTCTACATCAACTGGTTCCAGAGTATCTTCTGCTGTTTTCAGCATTCTTCCAGTTCCCTTGACTGTGGCACCTCCGGCTAGTGCACCAGTCGCATCCAAGCCAACAAATAATGTTGCAGTGGCGAAGTCTCCTGGTGTTAATGAAAATGGCTACGTTCCTGTAAGAACTATTCAGCTGCCAACCTTCATCCAACAGAAATGTTCACCCCACACAATATTGAGCCCCCTTTCTACTTCTAGAAGACCGCTCCAACCAATTGCTCCTTCACCTCAGTTTATAGCTCAATATCCTCATATTGTGGCTCCATTAGCTCAGATTATGGCTCCATCACCTCAGATAGGGGCTCCACCAGCTCACATTGTTGCTCCATCACCTCGTATTGTTGCTTCTTCACCTCGTATTGTGGCTCCATCAACTCAGTTTGTTGATCCATTACCTTGGATTGTGGCTCCATCACCTCAGATTGTGGCTCCATTAGAAGTACCTCAAATCATAACATCAAGTGAACCATTGCTCCCTCTTCCTGATATTCCCTCTGATGTTAGCTTTAATCCTCACTTGATATTCCCTGAGCAGTCATCTGAAG